The sequence CCCAGCCGGGACTGGCTGATCGGCAAGCCCGACGACCGGGTGGCCCGGGAGCCGGCGCCCCGGGTGCCCGCGCAGGGGCGTCCGGGCGTGCTGCGGACACCGGTCGGGCGGCCCCGCCCGCGCGGACCCCTGGAGCGGATCCCCGGGCACCGGGTCGGCGCGGGCGACATCGCCGCGCTGCGCTCGGTGGGCGAGCTGTTCCGCACCCTGGACGACCGGTTCGGCGGCGGGCACGCGCGGCAGGCGCTGGTGCGGTACCTGGAGCACGAGTGCGAGCCGATGCTGCGCGGCAGCTACGACGAGCCCACCGGGCGCCGGCTGTTCTCGGCGGCCGCGGACCTGACCCGGCTCGCGGGCTGGACGTCGTACGACATCGCCGCGCACGGGCTGGCCCAGCGGTACTTCGTGCAGGCGCTGCGGCTCGCGCAGGCGGCGGGGGACCGGCCGTACGGCTCCTTCGTGCTGGTCACGATGAGCAGGCAGGCGGTGTACCTCGGGCACGGCAGGGAGGCGGTGCAGCTGGCGCGGGTCGCCCAGCAGGGGATCGGCACCGGGGGACCGCCGGCCGTGCAGTCGCTGCTGCACGCGGCGGAGGCGCGGGCGCACGGGGTGCTGGGGGAGGTGCGGGCGTGCACGGCGGCGCTGGTGCGGGCCGAGCGGGCGCTGGAGGCGGCCCGGCCGGGGGACGAAGTGCCGTACTGGGCGCGGTTCTTCGACGAGGCGCAGCTCGCGGACGAGCTGGGGCACTGCCACCGGGACCTCCAGCAGTTCCGGGCGGCCGCGCAACACGCCGAGCGCTCGCTCCAGTT is a genomic window of Streptomyces sp. WP-1 containing:
- a CDS encoding regulator; its protein translation is MTDRPAQRTPNRQLAALIAEAGFSNAGLARRVDQLGLEHGLDLRYDKTSVTRWLRGQQPRGTTPALIAEVFTRRLGRRLSAQDLGLDACAPVYAGLEFAATPEEAVDIVSGLWRKDSGSHAELRKIAFTPAGLVVPSRDWLIGKPDDRVAREPAPRVPAQGRPGVLRTPVGRPRPRGPLERIPGHRVGAGDIAALRSVGELFRTLDDRFGGGHARQALVRYLEHECEPMLRGSYDEPTGRRLFSAAADLTRLAGWTSYDIAAHGLAQRYFVQALRLAQAAGDRPYGSFVLVTMSRQAVYLGHGREAVQLARVAQQGIGTGGPPAVQSLLHAAEARAHGVLGEVRACTAALVRAERALEAARPGDEVPYWARFFDEAQLADELGHCHRDLQQFRAAAQHAERSLQLRAPAYARSRLFCRVVLATARLGLGELDQACALAAEAATQAADMRSARAVEYIRDFERRLEPYKDAAPARTYHEKVAALN